One region of Peromyscus eremicus chromosome 4, PerEre_H2_v1, whole genome shotgun sequence genomic DNA includes:
- the Il36b gene encoding interleukin-36 beta, whose translation MEERSQLYPKTYKIHDSQHMVWVLTGNSLIAVPASNNVKPVILSMIACRDTEFQDNEKGNLVFLGIESKSLFCAEIGGTPTLQLKDVDIMDIYNESKAQKAFLFYHSTEGSTSAFQSVAYPGWFIATPSTARQAIILTQQRGEVNNTNFYLESEN comes from the exons atggaggagcgaa GTCAACTATATCCCAAAACCTACAAGATCCATGACTCCCAACATATGGTGTGGGTCCTGACAGGAAATTCTTTAATAGCAGTGCCTGCTAGCAACAACGTCAAGCCTG TCATCCTTAGCATGATAGCATGTAGAGATACAGAATTCCAAGACAATGAAAAAGGTAATCTAGTTTTCCTGGGAATCGAGAGCAAAAGTCTCTTCTGCGCTGAAATCGGGGGCACACCAACTTTGCAGCTTAAG GATGTAGACATCATGGACATATACAATGAGAGTAAAGCACAGAAAGCCTTTCTTTTCTACCACAGCACAGAGGGCTCCACTTCTGCCTTTCAGTCAGTCGCCTATCCTGGCTGGTTCATAGCCACCCCTTCCACAGCAAGACAGGCAATCATTCTCACACAGCAGAGGGGTGAAGTTAATAACACTAACTTCTACTTAGAGTCTGAGAATTAG